CAAGTTGATGAGTACGAGAGTGCACCCGTCAGGCTGTGGCGTCAAGCACTTCGGCCGCACATGTACCAACAAGTTGACTGAGTGCGTCATGATGGGTGCATGAGTAAGCAGCCGAAGTACCGACAGGTGGCCGATGCACTGCGGCGCGAGATCGACAGCGGCACCTACGGGCCCGGCTCGCGTCTCCCCTCAGAGAGCGAGCTTTCGACTCGCTTCGACGCGTCACGGAACACGGTGCGGTCAGGTCTCAGCCAGCTAGTCAGCGAGGGACTGATCACCTCAAGCCAGGGTCTCGGCTACGAGGTACGGAAGCACGAAGTCTTCGAGCTGAACGCGTCCAGGTTCGAGAACCTGAACTTCCCGCAGCACGGCGACGCCTACTCGACAGACGTCACCAACGCCGGACGCCGGCCGCACCAGACCTTCCGGGTCGAGCTGACCACGGCTCCCGAGTACGTCGCGCACCGGCTGAGCGTTGAGACCGGCTCGCGCGCGGTACTCAGGTTCTGCCACCGGTTCGTTGACGATGTCCCTTGGTCCACCCAGGCCACCCACTATCCGGATTGGCTGGTAGAGCAGGCGCCCCGGCTGACGGAGCCCGGCGACATCGAGGAGGGAACCACCCGATACCTCGCGAGCCAGGGCATCGAGCAGGTTGGCTACGCGGACGAGATCGCAACGCGTATGCCAACCCCGGAGGAAGCCAGGCTGCTTGAGATCGGCGCCGGCATCCCCGTACTGCTGTGGACCCGAGTCGGATACTCACCCGAGCGTCCGATCCGTTGCACCATCACGACCTTCCGGGGCGACCTGAACCGGATGAACTACGAGATCGGCGACCTGTCCGCCCGAAGTGAGAACGAACCGAAGTGAGAATCACCCCCGCAGTCCCCGACGATCTTTCTCGCCTCTTGGCCTTCCGGACGGAAGCCGCATCCTGGCTCACCAGGCTGGGCAGCGACCAATGGAGTCGCCCGTACCCCGCCGATCGGCTGTTGGCCACGATCGAGGCGGGCACGGTGTTCATGCTGCGCCACCACGAGCGAACCGCAGGAACGATCACTCTTACCTCAGAGGCAGAGGAAGGGCTGTGGTCCGATCAGGAGCTTGAAGAGCCCTCCGTCTTCGTCAACAAGCTGACCATCGCGCGCGACTACGCCGGCGAGAACCTCGGTGGGCGACTTCTCGATTGGGCAGGGGATCGAGCCCACCGGTCATGCGCTAAGTGGCTCCGCCTTGACGCGTGGACGACCAACACGGCCTTGCAGCACTACTACCTAGACCACGGCTTCGAGCATGTCCGGACGGTTCGCGAAGGCGACGCCATCAATGGCGGGCCTAGGGTCTCTGGCTGGTTGGCTCAACGTCCTGCGCTACCGGTTGACCATGGCTTCGCCGATGAGACGCCGCCACCTCTGCCCCTCCGGGTCTGAGCTGTTACAGGTTTCTCTACTTCATCAAGGCACCCGGCTGCGCTCCGCTCCGCCGGGCGCGCTTCCCGGCTCTGGCTGCGCCCGCGCTCCTGCCTTCGGCCCGCTCGGCGCTGCCGCCGCCGACGCGCGCCCGCTGTGTAGGCCCGAGGGCATGAGTCGCGACCTTCACGCCGGCCATGAGGCAAGGACGTGCCTCCGGCGGGGGCGCTCCGGCTCCGGGATGGAGGGGCGCCATTGGCGAGTGCCGGCCGGTTGGTGGCGAGCGTTGGGGTGCTCCCATCCCGACCACCTTCGACCCAGGCAAAGCCGAGCAGACGAGGCCCATGGCGTCCAGGTCGTTCGTACAGTGGCGCGCTCCACCTGGACGCCATGAACCACGCCCGCTCCACAGAGTGTGGGCCGAAGGCGGACGGGATGGGAGCAGGGCGAGTGGTGAATGTGGGGGTGCGTGGTCGCTAAGGACACTCACGCAACCGTCGGAGAAACCTCTTCAGAGAGGCCAACAACTCATCTCGGTTGTCTATGACTTCGACCGGGATCCGATCGACGTACGCGACACCAGCGTCCCGGAGCAGGTGATCACGCGAGTGATCCATAGCGCGGCGCGCACGATGGTTCGGCCCGTCGATTTCCAGTACGCCAGCCCGCCCTCGATACGTCACAAGCAAGTCGGGCTCCCACGTGTGGCCCAAGACTCTACCGTTGGGCAGGGGGAAGATCGAAATTGTGTCCTCGGCGGACAGTTCCTTCTCTTGCAAGTGCTTCAATGCCTGGTAGACACGCTTCTCGCCAGAGTTGGTGAAGGCCAGTCCATCCAGTACCCACTGGGGCTTCTCTGGCATGGTTCGACGCGCTTGGTTGGTCGGCCGCTCGGCGCTCATCATCTCTTGCAGCCGCTCGCGCCAGTCCGGCCCGATCCTTGGCAAGGTCTCCCGGAATCCAAGCCAGCTAACCCCGTAGCCAAGTCGCCCACTGACCTGTTCGAACACCCTGCGCAACATGGTCTGCGCGTCTTCTGTAAAGATCGGTTTGTTGCCCGGATCGAACTCCAGCCACAGATCATTGGTCTGATCCTGGGGGTCGTACTCGATGCTCGCGCCGCGAACGAGCAACAGCGCCTGAACATGCTTGGTGTCTCCCCGCTGAAAGAGCAGGGCTGCCATGTGTCCGAGCAGCGAGTCCGCCTGGGCTCGCGTCTGCTCTTCCTCTGTCGTCCACGAATCCTTGATGATCTCATCGTAGGTTCGAGGCCGCTGAGGACCGTTCGAGTCGCCCCGTACCGGCTGATCCGCCACTACCCCTCCACAGATTTGGACTACCTGGGAAGCTACCGGACGCCACTGACAATCACATCGGGATCACGAACTACTGTTGAGGCAGTACAGCGACTCCGTCGCCACAGGTCACAGCGCTTCCTTCGAAGGTGTGACCGGTACTCCCGACTTACGTACTACAGGCAAGACACTCCACGGAAAGTTGATCCACTCGTCCGTGCGCTTCCACACGTACTCGCACTTCACCAGCGAGTGCGACTTCTCATAGACGACGGCGGACCGCACCTCGGCGACAGCGCCCAGGCAGAAGTCGTGCACGAGCTTCAGGGTCTTCCCGGTGTCGGCGACGTCATCGGTGATGAGCACCTTCTTGTCCGAGAAGTCGATGACGTTGGGAACGGGCGCGAGCATGACGGGCATTTCCAGAGTCGTGCCCACACCCGTATAGAACTCGACATTCACGAGATGAATGTTCTTGCAGTCGAGCGCGTAAGCCAGACCGCCTGCGACAAAAACACCGCCACGGGCAATGCTGAGCACGATGTCGGGCTCGTAACCGTCGTCGGCAATGGTCTGCGCGAGCTCGCGCACCGCATTCCCAAAACCCTCGTAGGTCAGATCTTCGCGCACCGAACCCACACCCGCACCCATACCCGTACTCACACCTGTGTCCGATGGAAATTGAGGAAGGACCGCGAAGCGGTCGGCCCGCGCTGCCCCTGGTACCGCGACCCGTACCGCTCGCTGCCGTACGGGTGCTCGGCGGGCGACGACAGCCGGAACATGCACAGCTGCCCGATCTTCATCCCCGGCCACAGCTTCATGGGAAGCGTCGCCACATTCGACAATTCAAGCGTCACATGCCCGGAGAACCCGGGATCGATAAATCCAGCAGTCGAATGCGTAACGAGCCCGAGCCGCCCGAGACTCGACTTCCCTTCCAGCCGCGACGCAATGTCGTCGGGAAGCGAAATGACCTCATAGGTCGACGCGAGCACGAACTCACCGGGATGAAGGATGAACGCCTCATCCCCTTCCGGCTCGACCTCGCGCGTCAGGTCCTCCTGCTCGACGGCAGGATCGATGTGCGGATAGCGGTGGTTCTCGAACACCCGGAAGAAGCGATCGAGACGCACATCAATGCTCGACGGCTGCACCATCGATTCGTCGTACGGATCGATGCGCACGCGCCCGGCGTCGATCTCGGCCCGGATGTCCTTGTCTGAGAGAAGCACGCCCCGAGGATACGCAGAGCGCGCGGCCCCGCCCCAATCGGACAGCCCGCGCGCCTGTACTCCGCTTGCTCCGCCGGCCGCTACCGCTGCTCCACAGCCACCGGCACGGCATGCCGCAACCGCGCACAGCGCGGACAGCGAATGAGCCGCCCAGGACCGAGCCGGTCGGCCCCGAGCTGCTGCATCGGGAACGAGTTGGTACTGAAAACATGCCCTTCGGCACAGCGGACGACGGTGCGCTCCATCGGGTCCATCAAGTCCCTTCCCCATCAAGCCTGGACGAGAAAACGCCACATTAAGGGATGAACAGGACACCAATCCAACCGGCACTCCGAAGCCCCACGCTACGCCTCAACTTCCTTCCCCCGCACCAAGATCCCCACCCCGAACAGCACGAAGGCCCCTGAGCGGATACGCCCGGGGCCGGCCATGAGGTAGAGTGAGCGACGATGCGACCCCCTCAGGGGCGCGCTGCGCGAGTGTAGTTTAATGGTAGAACATGAGCTTCCCAAGCTCAGAGCGCGGGTTCGATTCCCGTCACTCGCTCCATGACAAAGGCCCAGGTCATCGACCGGGGCCTTGTTTGTTGTCCGGGCCCCGGTCACGTCGGATGCTTCTCCTGCATGATCTCGGCCAGCAGGAACGCCAAGTCCAGGGACTGTCTGCGGTTCAGGCGTGGGTCGCAGGTCGACTCGTAGCGGTTTGCCAGGTCGTCGAAGACGATTTCTGTGCCACCGCCTACGCATTCGGTCACGTCGTCCCCCGTCAACTCCACGTGGATGCCGCCCGGGTGGCTGCCGAGTGCCCGGTGCACCTCGAAGAAGCCCTTGACCTCGTTCAGTACGTCGTCGAAGCGTCGTGTCTTGTGTCCGGACGGGGCCTCGAACGTGTTGCCGTGCATCGGGTCGCACACCCAGGCGACCGTCGTGCCTGAAGCTGTGACCTTCTCCACCAGGGCCGGGAGCACGTCCCTGACCTTTTCCGCGCCCATGCGGACGATGAAGGTGAGGCGGCCGGGCTCGCGGTCGGGGTCGAGTTTGTCGATCAGGGCCAGTGCTGTGTCGGCGGAGGTGGTCGGGCCCAGCTTCACCGCGATCGGGTTGCGGATCTTCGAGAAGTACTCGATGTGCGCGCCGTCGAGGTCCCTGGTGCGCTCACCGATCCACACCAGGTGTCCCGAGGTGTTGTAGGGGGTGCCGGTGCGTGAATCGATGCGGGTCAGCGCGGCCTCGTAGTCGAGGATCAGGCCCTCGTGGGAGGCGAAGAACTCGACCGTGTGGAACTCGTCGGGGTCGACCCCGCAGGCGTTCATGAAGTGCAGCGCGCGGTCGATCTCCCTGGCGAGGATCTCGTAGCGTTCGCCGGCCGGGGAGTCGGCCACGAAGTCCTGGTTCCAGGTGTGCACCTGGCGCAGGTCCGCGTAGCCGCCCGCGGTGAACCCGCGGACCAGGTTGAGGGTCGCCGCCGACGCCTGGTACATCCGCTGCAGTCGTCTGGGGTCCGGTATTCGTGCTTCCGGTGTGAAGTCGAATCCGTTGACCGCATCGCCGCGGTACGCGGGAAGCGTCACCCCCTCGCGGGTCTCGGTGTTGCTCGAACGCGGCTTGGAGTACTGGCCTGCGATGCGGCCGACCTTGACCACCGGCACCGACGCCGCGTAGGTCAGTACGACTGCCATCTGCAGGAGCGTCTCCAGCTTGTTCCGGACCGCTTCGGCCGACGTGGCGGCGAACGTTTCCGCGCAGTCACCGCCCTGCAGCAGGAAGGCCTCGCCACGCGCCACTGCGGCCAGCCGGTCCTTGAGCAGGTCGCACTCGCCCGCGAACACCAGTGGCGGGTATGACGCCAACTCGTCCGTCACCGATCGCAGGGCCGGCGGGTCGGGCCATTGGGGCTGCTGCGCCGCCGGAAGGCCGCGCCATGAATCGAAGGAACTCTCCGAAGAATCCATCGGTGCCACATTGCCTTTCGCATGGGCCGATCGCGGAAGTTGAGGGGCTACGCGGTGTCCGGCGACTGGGCCGGCTTCCGCTCCGTAAGGCTGAAGAGGAAGGCGGCCAGCGGGAATGCCGCGCCGAGTGTCACCACTCCCGGCCAGCCGTAGCGCGCGAAGACGATGCCCGCGCCGGCCGAGCCGATCGCACCTCCGACGAAGAAGGTCGCGATGTAGAGGGTGTTGAGGCGGCTGCGTTCGAGCGGGTTCAGGGCGTAGATGGCCCGCTGTCCGAGCACCAGCGTTGTCTGCACGGCGAGGTCGATGAAGAGCGCACCGAAGACGAGGGCCCACAGCTCCTTCTGCAGCAGGGTCACCGCGAAACTGCCGGCTGCCAGGAGGAACGCCGCGCCCGTCAGCCACCGTTCGTGGCCCTTGTCGCCGAGCCGGCCCGCCAGCGGGGCCATGAAGACCCCGAGTACGCCGGCGATCGCGAACACGCCGAGCTCCGTCGTCGAGAAGTCGAAGGGCGCGCGGGAGAGCAGGAACGTGATCCCCGTCCAGAAGACGCTGAACGTGCCGAACATGGCGGCCTGGTAGAAGGCCCGCCGGCGCAGGACCGGTTCACGGAGGTAGATGCGGCCCAGTGAGGTGATGAGGCTTCGGTAGGTTCCGACGGATTCCGGCTGACGGACGGGAAGCGACCGGCGGAGGATGACGACCATGACGGCGAGCAGTACCGCGGAGAAGATGTAGACCGCGCGCCAGCCCGCGATGCCGGAGATGATTCCGGCCACCACCCGGGCGAGCACGATCCCGGCCAGCAGGCCGCTCATCACTTGCCCGACCACTCGCCCGCGGGACTCCGGCTGAGCGAGATGGGCTGCGAAGGGCACGACGATCTGCGCCGCCACCGCTGTCAGTCCGATCGCGAGCGCTGCGGCGAAGAATCCGGGCAGCGTCGTCATGGAGGCCGCTGCCAGCAGGGCCACGACGGCGACGGACATCACGACGGTGATCAGTCTGCGGTTCTCGATCAGGTCGCCGAGCGGTACGACCAGGACCAGTCCTGCGGCGTATCCGAGCTGTGTGACCGTGACCGCGACGCCCACGGAGGACTGGCCCACATGGAAGGCCGACGCGATCGTGCCGATCAGCGGCTGCGCGTAGTAGAGGTTGGCGACGGACAGTCCGCACGCGGCGGCGAACACGACGATGAGGCTGGTCGAGACGCCGGTCTCTGTCGGCGGGGTTTCGGGCGCGGACTTCACGGCCGGATTCTCTCGCGCGGAAGTTGATGACTCAGACATGCGGTGTTCCGATCCCCTGGGCACGTTGGTGATTAGACATACGGCGACGGCTCGATCTCGGCGTCCTGGTAGTTCGGTACGGCCAGGACTGCCAGCTCCTCGCTCGATATGACGTCGGAGAGACGCTCGAACGGCAGGCCAAGGGTTCTGCGGTCGACCTCGCGGACCATCAGGTCGACCACTCCCCTGCGGTCACCGAGAACGATGCTCGCGGTGTGGGCTCGCCGCTCCTCCTCGTAGCGATCCAGCGCCTGCTCCACCGGTATGTCCTCCGCCAGGTGCGATGCGAGTGACCTGGCGTCGAGCACGGCCTGGCCGCCGCCGTTGGATCCGAGGGGGACCAGGGGGTGCGCGGCGTCGCCCAGGAGCGTGATCCGGCCGCTGCTCCACCGGTCGAGCGGATCGCGGTCCATCATCGGAACCTCCAGCACCGGCCCCACGGACCTGCTCAACAGGTCCGGGATGTCGAGCCAGTCGAAATGCCAACGCGCGAACCGGTCCGCGAAATCCTCTGTCCTGCCGAGAGCGGTGACACCCGTCGGGTCGGACAGAGGTGTGTCGATCTCAACCACCCAGTTGACCAGGTTGTTGCCGCGCCCGTCGATGTCGCGCCGGATCGGATAGACGACGATCTTGCCCTCGGCGGGCAGTCCGGCCCGCACCATGCTCGCTCCCGAGAGGAAGTCGGGAAAGACGCTGGTCCCGCGCCACATGTTCGTACCGGAGTAGCGCAGCGCCGGACCGTAGGGGAACAGTTCCCGGTAGACGACCGAGTGGATTCCGTCGCACCCGACCACGGCCGCGCCCTCGACGGTGGAGACCTCCGTCCCGTGGGCGAACGTGGCCCAGGCGCGGTCGTCGAACTGCCCGGTGCCGACGCACCGCCATCCGGTGGAGACGCGGTCGGAACCGATCCTGCTGCGTACGGCGTCGAGGAGCACCGCGTGCAGATCCCCACGGTGGATGGAGAGTTGGGGGAAGACGTGACCAGCCGCCCGGCCGGCCGGCGAACGGTATATCTCCTGGCCGTGCTGGTTGCAGAAGAGGAACTCCCCGGTCACCACCGCGTGCGACTCGAGCGCTTCGAGCAGTCCGAGGCCGTCCAGCACCTCGGTGGCGTACGGCTGGATGTTGATTCCCATGCCCAGCGGTTTGATCTCCGGCGCGGCTTCGAACACCCGGCACGGCACGCCGTGGGCGTGCAGTTCCAGGGCCAGGACCAGGCCGCCGATCCCGGCACCGACGATGATCACGTCTTCGTTGGTCAGCACTTCCGTCCCCGTTTCATTTCCGTGGTACGACGTCAGAACTCGACGGGATGGGGCGGGAGTTGGCCCTCCGCGTAGAGCTCCGGCAGGCCGGGGGTCATGTTCTCGATCACCAGCAACATGGCCCGCTTGGGGGCGTATCCCTTGTGGCGGATGTCGGCCGGCATGGCCGCGACGTCGCCCGGCCGCATCACCACGCGGCCGCAGGGGGCTCCGCCCTCCTTGTCCGCTATGTCCCAGTGGATCTCGTCGGTGAGCTGAATGAACCACTCGGGGCGGTCGTTGCCGTGGGTGATCCGGAGGCGGTCCTCCTCGCTGGACATGCACGTGATGCTGTCCTTGGTGACCG
The sequence above is drawn from the Streptomyces sp. NBC_01465 genome and encodes:
- a CDS encoding GntR family transcriptional regulator, with amino-acid sequence MSKQPKYRQVADALRREIDSGTYGPGSRLPSESELSTRFDASRNTVRSGLSQLVSEGLITSSQGLGYEVRKHEVFELNASRFENLNFPQHGDAYSTDVTNAGRRPHQTFRVELTTAPEYVAHRLSVETGSRAVLRFCHRFVDDVPWSTQATHYPDWLVEQAPRLTEPGDIEEGTTRYLASQGIEQVGYADEIATRMPTPEEARLLEIGAGIPVLLWTRVGYSPERPIRCTITTFRGDLNRMNYEIGDLSARSENEPK
- a CDS encoding GNAT family N-acetyltransferase; its protein translation is MRITPAVPDDLSRLLAFRTEAASWLTRLGSDQWSRPYPADRLLATIEAGTVFMLRHHERTAGTITLTSEAEEGLWSDQELEEPSVFVNKLTIARDYAGENLGGRLLDWAGDRAHRSCAKWLRLDAWTTNTALQHYYLDHGFEHVRTVREGDAINGGPRVSGWLAQRPALPVDHGFADETPPPLPLRV
- a CDS encoding phosphoribosyltransferase; the protein is MGAGVGSVREDLTYEGFGNAVRELAQTIADDGYEPDIVLSIARGGVFVAGGLAYALDCKNIHLVNVEFYTGVGTTLEMPVMLAPVPNVIDFSDKKVLITDDVADTGKTLKLVHDFCLGAVAEVRSAVVYEKSHSLVKCEYVWKRTDEWINFPWSVLPVVRKSGVPVTPSKEAL
- the dcd gene encoding dCTP deaminase, producing the protein MLLSDKDIRAEIDAGRVRIDPYDESMVQPSSIDVRLDRFFRVFENHRYPHIDPAVEQEDLTREVEPEGDEAFILHPGEFVLASTYEVISLPDDIASRLEGKSSLGRLGLVTHSTAGFIDPGFSGHVTLELSNVATLPMKLWPGMKIGQLCMFRLSSPAEHPYGSERYGSRYQGQRGPTASRSFLNFHRTQV
- a CDS encoding class II 3-deoxy-7-phosphoheptulonate synthase, with product MDSSESSFDSWRGLPAAQQPQWPDPPALRSVTDELASYPPLVFAGECDLLKDRLAAVARGEAFLLQGGDCAETFAATSAEAVRNKLETLLQMAVVLTYAASVPVVKVGRIAGQYSKPRSSNTETREGVTLPAYRGDAVNGFDFTPEARIPDPRRLQRMYQASAATLNLVRGFTAGGYADLRQVHTWNQDFVADSPAGERYEILAREIDRALHFMNACGVDPDEFHTVEFFASHEGLILDYEAALTRIDSRTGTPYNTSGHLVWIGERTRDLDGAHIEYFSKIRNPIAVKLGPTTSADTALALIDKLDPDREPGRLTFIVRMGAEKVRDVLPALVEKVTASGTTVAWVCDPMHGNTFEAPSGHKTRRFDDVLNEVKGFFEVHRALGSHPGGIHVELTGDDVTECVGGGTEIVFDDLANRYESTCDPRLNRRQSLDLAFLLAEIMQEKHPT
- a CDS encoding MFS transporter produces the protein MKSAPETPPTETGVSTSLIVVFAAACGLSVANLYYAQPLIGTIASAFHVGQSSVGVAVTVTQLGYAAGLVLVVPLGDLIENRRLITVVMSVAVVALLAAASMTTLPGFFAAALAIGLTAVAAQIVVPFAAHLAQPESRGRVVGQVMSGLLAGIVLARVVAGIISGIAGWRAVYIFSAVLLAVMVVILRRSLPVRQPESVGTYRSLITSLGRIYLREPVLRRRAFYQAAMFGTFSVFWTGITFLLSRAPFDFSTTELGVFAIAGVLGVFMAPLAGRLGDKGHERWLTGAAFLLAAGSFAVTLLQKELWALVFGALFIDLAVQTTLVLGQRAIYALNPLERSRLNTLYIATFFVGGAIGSAGAGIVFARYGWPGVVTLGAAFPLAAFLFSLTERKPAQSPDTA
- a CDS encoding FAD-dependent monooxygenase is translated as MLTNEDVIIVGAGIGGLVLALELHAHGVPCRVFEAAPEIKPLGMGINIQPYATEVLDGLGLLEALESHAVVTGEFLFCNQHGQEIYRSPAGRAAGHVFPQLSIHRGDLHAVLLDAVRSRIGSDRVSTGWRCVGTGQFDDRAWATFAHGTEVSTVEGAAVVGCDGIHSVVYRELFPYGPALRYSGTNMWRGTSVFPDFLSGASMVRAGLPAEGKIVVYPIRRDIDGRGNNLVNWVVEIDTPLSDPTGVTALGRTEDFADRFARWHFDWLDIPDLLSRSVGPVLEVPMMDRDPLDRWSSGRITLLGDAAHPLVPLGSNGGGQAVLDARSLASHLAEDIPVEQALDRYEEERRAHTASIVLGDRRGVVDLMVREVDRRTLGLPFERLSDVISSEELAVLAVPNYQDAEIEPSPYV